The proteins below are encoded in one region of Festucalex cinctus isolate MCC-2025b chromosome 2, RoL_Fcin_1.0, whole genome shotgun sequence:
- the clcn6 gene encoding H(+)/Cl(-) exchange transporter 6 isoform X2, translating into MQHDTTTKMACCGNCFGCRRCSDEEARTPEELTILGEIRDEEDEILPRKDYESLDYDRCISEPYVEMLEAMDNKKAKNYEALRWVMVFAIGASVGLLGLFVDYFVRFFTKLKFSLVGYSVEECSEKGCLALSLLELLAFNITFIFIASVLVLIEPLAAGSGIPEIKSYLNGVKIPGIVRLQTFLCKAVGVVFSVAGGLFVGKEGPMIHSGAIVGAGLPQFQSITLKRIQFNFPFFRSDRDKRDFVSAGAAAGVAAAFGAPIGGTLFSLEEGSSFWNQALTWKVLFCSMSATFTLNFFRSGINFNKWGSFQLPGLLNFGEFKCSDGDKKCHLWTAVDLAFFVLMGLAGGLLGALFNCMNKNLAKYRMRHIQPKAKFIRVLESLLVAMVTTVLVFAASMLLGECRDLYSPTGRNTTHSVGADINSTLRQYFCSNKTYNDMATLLFNPQEVAIHQLFHQDGTFSPVTLSVFFLLYFLLACWTYGVSAPSGLFVPSLLCGAAFGRLVANILKVKLGMDVYAGTFALIGAAAFLGGVVRMTISLTVILIESTNEITYGLPIMITLMVAKWTGDLFNKGIYDIHIQLRGVPLLEWETEVELDKLTASDIMEPNLTYVYPHTRVQSLVSILRTTIYHAFPVVTENRPNEQDFMKGNILVSNNIRFKKSSVVSRASEQRRRCQSMKSYPSSELRNVCDERRAAVEPAEEGEDLLQQMLERRHMPYPNLCPDQSPSEEWTMEERFRPLTFHGLILRSQLVNLLMRGVCYSENQPSVTQPRLTYAEMTEDYPRFPDIHDLDLTQLSPRMIVDVTPYMNPCPYAVSPNTRISQVFNLFRTMGLRHLPVVNAVGEERNLE; encoded by the exons ATGCAGCATGACACAACAACGAAGATGGCGTGTTGTGGGAACTGTTTCGGCTGCAGGCGTTGTAGCGACGAAGAGGCGCGTACGCCAGAGGAATTG acGATTCTTGGGGAAATTCGTGATGAAGAAGATGAGATTCTGCCAAGGAAGGATTATGAG aGCCTGGATTATGACCGATGTATCAGTGAACCTTATGTGGAGATGTTGGAGGCGATGGACAATAAG AAAGCTAAAAATTATGAAGCACTGCGATGGGTGATGGTGTTTGCGATTGGAGCATCTGTTGGAttg CTGGGTCTGTTTGTGGATTACTTTGTACGCTTCTTCACCAAACTCAAGTTTTCTTTGGTCGGTTATT CTGTCGAGGAGTGCagtgaaaaaggctgcctcGCTCTGTCTCTTCTGGAGCTGCTGGCGTTCAACATCACCTTCATCTTTATTGCCAGCGTGCTTGTCCTCATCGAG CCGTTAGCTGCCGGCTCGGGGATTCCTGAAATCAAAAGTTACTTGAACGGCGTGAAGATTCCCGGGATCGTCCGGCTACAAACATTTCTCTGCAAAGCTGTCGGAGTCGTGTTTAGTGTAGCTGGAG GTCTTTTTGTGGGCAAAGAAGGTCCAATGATACACAGCGGAGCCATTGTGGGAGCTGGACTTCCTCAG TTTCAGAGCATCACTTTGAAAAGAATCCAATTCAATTTTCCCTTCTTCCGGAGCGACAG GGACAAGCGAGATTTTGTGTCTGCTGGTGCCGCCGCCGGAGTTGCTGCCGCCTTTGGCGCTCCTATTGGAGGGACCCTGTTCAGCCTGGAGGAGGGCTCCTCCTTCTGGAACCAGGCCCTCACGTGGAAAGTG CTGTTTTGCTCAATGTCCGCTACATTCACCCTCAACTTTTTCCGTTCTGGGATCAACTTCAACAAGTGGGGCTCATTCCAGCTGCCCGGCCTGCTCAACTTTGGAGAGTTTAAG TGTTCAGATGGAGACAAAAAGTGCCACTTGTGGACTGCAGTCGACTTGGCCTTCTTTGTCTTGATGGGGTTAGCGGGCGGCCTCTTGGGGGCGCTCTTCAACTGCATGAACAAAAACTTGGCCAAGTATCGCATGAGACACATCCAGCCCAAGGCCAAGTTTATCAG AGTTCTGGAGAGCCTCctcgttgccatggtgacgacAGTGCTGGTTTTTGCCGCGTCCATGTTGTTGGGCGAATGCAGGGACTTGTACTCTCCTACGGGCCGCAACACCACA CATTCTGTGGGTGCGGATATCAACTCCACCCTCCGCCAGTACTTCTGCTCCAACAAGACGTACAACGACATGGCCACGTTGTTGTTCAACCCGCAGGAAGTCGCCATCCACCAACTTTTCCACCAGGATG GTACCTTCAGCCCCGTGACGCTGTCGGTGTTCTTCCTGCTTTACTTCCTGTTGGCGTGTTGGACTTACGGCGTGTCGGCACCCAGCGGCCTCTTCGTCCCGTCACTGCTGTGCGGCGCCGCGTTTGGACGTTTGGTTGCCAACATCCTAAAAGT CAAACTGGGAATGGACGTCTACGCCGGGACTTTTGCTCTCATTGGAGCTGCTGCATTCCTCGGAGGCGTTGTCAGGATGACCATCAGCCTCACCGTCATCCTCATTGAATCCACCAATGAGATCACATATGGACTCCCCATTATGATCACGCTCATG GTTGCAAAATGGACGGGGGATTTGTTCAACAAGGGCATCTATGACATTCACATCCAGTTGAGAGGAGTCCCACTTTTGGAGTGGGAGACTGAGGTGGAGCTGGACAA GCTGACTGCAAGCGACATCATGGAGCCCAACCTCACCTACGTGTACCCGCACACCCGCGTCCAATCTCTCGTCAGCATCCTCCGGACCACCATTTACCACGCCTTCCCTGTGGTCACCGAAAATCGGCCCAACGAGCAGGACTTCATGAAGGGCAACATCCTTGTCAGCAACAACATCCGCTTCAAG AAATCCAGCGTGGTGTCGCGCGCGAGTGAGCAGAGGCGCCGCTGCCAGTCCATGAAGTCGTACCCCTCCAGCGAACTGAGGAACGTTTGTGACGAGCGGCGTGCCGCCGTGGAGCCggcggaggagggggaggaccTCCTGCAGCAGATGTTGGAGCGGAG GCACATGCCGTACCCCAACCTGTGCCCAGACCAGTCCCCCAGTGAGGAGTGGACGATGGAGGAGCGTTTTCGACCGCTCACCTTCCACGGTCTCATCCTGCGCTCTCAGCTGGTCAACCTGCTCATGAGAGGCGTGTGCTATTCGGAGAACCAGCCG AGTGTCACGCAGCCCCGATTGACGTACGCGGAGATGACCGAAGATTACCCGCGTTTCCCGGATATCCACGACTTGGACCTGACCCAGCTCAGCCCCCGCATGATCGTG GACGTGACCCCTTACATGAACCCGTGTCCCTACGCGGTGTCGCCCAACACCCGCATCTCGCAGGTGTTCAACCTGTTCCGAACAATGGGCCTGCGGCATTTACCTGTGGTCAACGCCGTCGGAGAG
- the clcn6 gene encoding H(+)/Cl(-) exchange transporter 6 isoform X1, with amino-acid sequence MQHDTTTKMACCGNCFGCRRCSDEEARTPEELTILGEIRDEEDEILPRKDYESLDYDRCISEPYVEMLEAMDNKKAKNYEALRWVMVFAIGASVGLLGLFVDYFVRFFTKLKFSLVGYSVEECSEKGCLALSLLELLAFNITFIFIASVLVLIEPLAAGSGIPEIKSYLNGVKIPGIVRLQTFLCKAVGVVFSVAGGLFVGKEGPMIHSGAIVGAGLPQFQSITLKRIQFNFPFFRSDRDKRDFVSAGAAAGVAAAFGAPIGGTLFSLEEGSSFWNQALTWKVLFCSMSATFTLNFFRSGINFNKWGSFQLPGLLNFGEFKCSDGDKKCHLWTAVDLAFFVLMGLAGGLLGALFNCMNKNLAKYRMRHIQPKAKFIRVLESLLVAMVTTVLVFAASMLLGECRDLYSPTGRNTTHSVGADINSTLRQYFCSNKTYNDMATLLFNPQEVAIHQLFHQDGTFSPVTLSVFFLLYFLLACWTYGVSAPSGLFVPSLLCGAAFGRLVANILKVKLGMDVYAGTFALIGAAAFLGGVVRMTISLTVILIESTNEITYGLPIMITLMVAKWTGDLFNKGIYDIHIQLRGVPLLEWETEVELDKLTASDIMEPNLTYVYPHTRVQSLVSILRTTIYHAFPVVTENRPNEQDFMKGNILVSNNIRFKKSSVVSRASEQRRRCQSMKSYPSSELRNVCDERRAAVEPAEEGEDLLQQMLERRHMPYPNLCPDQSPSEEWTMEERFRPLTFHGLILRSQLVNLLMRGVCYSENQPSVTQPRLTYAEMTEDYPRFPDIHDLDLTQLSPRMIVDVTPYMNPCPYAVSPNTRISQVFNLFRTMGLRHLPVVNAVGEIVGIITRHNLTHEFLAAKLRQHYITI; translated from the exons ATGCAGCATGACACAACAACGAAGATGGCGTGTTGTGGGAACTGTTTCGGCTGCAGGCGTTGTAGCGACGAAGAGGCGCGTACGCCAGAGGAATTG acGATTCTTGGGGAAATTCGTGATGAAGAAGATGAGATTCTGCCAAGGAAGGATTATGAG aGCCTGGATTATGACCGATGTATCAGTGAACCTTATGTGGAGATGTTGGAGGCGATGGACAATAAG AAAGCTAAAAATTATGAAGCACTGCGATGGGTGATGGTGTTTGCGATTGGAGCATCTGTTGGAttg CTGGGTCTGTTTGTGGATTACTTTGTACGCTTCTTCACCAAACTCAAGTTTTCTTTGGTCGGTTATT CTGTCGAGGAGTGCagtgaaaaaggctgcctcGCTCTGTCTCTTCTGGAGCTGCTGGCGTTCAACATCACCTTCATCTTTATTGCCAGCGTGCTTGTCCTCATCGAG CCGTTAGCTGCCGGCTCGGGGATTCCTGAAATCAAAAGTTACTTGAACGGCGTGAAGATTCCCGGGATCGTCCGGCTACAAACATTTCTCTGCAAAGCTGTCGGAGTCGTGTTTAGTGTAGCTGGAG GTCTTTTTGTGGGCAAAGAAGGTCCAATGATACACAGCGGAGCCATTGTGGGAGCTGGACTTCCTCAG TTTCAGAGCATCACTTTGAAAAGAATCCAATTCAATTTTCCCTTCTTCCGGAGCGACAG GGACAAGCGAGATTTTGTGTCTGCTGGTGCCGCCGCCGGAGTTGCTGCCGCCTTTGGCGCTCCTATTGGAGGGACCCTGTTCAGCCTGGAGGAGGGCTCCTCCTTCTGGAACCAGGCCCTCACGTGGAAAGTG CTGTTTTGCTCAATGTCCGCTACATTCACCCTCAACTTTTTCCGTTCTGGGATCAACTTCAACAAGTGGGGCTCATTCCAGCTGCCCGGCCTGCTCAACTTTGGAGAGTTTAAG TGTTCAGATGGAGACAAAAAGTGCCACTTGTGGACTGCAGTCGACTTGGCCTTCTTTGTCTTGATGGGGTTAGCGGGCGGCCTCTTGGGGGCGCTCTTCAACTGCATGAACAAAAACTTGGCCAAGTATCGCATGAGACACATCCAGCCCAAGGCCAAGTTTATCAG AGTTCTGGAGAGCCTCctcgttgccatggtgacgacAGTGCTGGTTTTTGCCGCGTCCATGTTGTTGGGCGAATGCAGGGACTTGTACTCTCCTACGGGCCGCAACACCACA CATTCTGTGGGTGCGGATATCAACTCCACCCTCCGCCAGTACTTCTGCTCCAACAAGACGTACAACGACATGGCCACGTTGTTGTTCAACCCGCAGGAAGTCGCCATCCACCAACTTTTCCACCAGGATG GTACCTTCAGCCCCGTGACGCTGTCGGTGTTCTTCCTGCTTTACTTCCTGTTGGCGTGTTGGACTTACGGCGTGTCGGCACCCAGCGGCCTCTTCGTCCCGTCACTGCTGTGCGGCGCCGCGTTTGGACGTTTGGTTGCCAACATCCTAAAAGT CAAACTGGGAATGGACGTCTACGCCGGGACTTTTGCTCTCATTGGAGCTGCTGCATTCCTCGGAGGCGTTGTCAGGATGACCATCAGCCTCACCGTCATCCTCATTGAATCCACCAATGAGATCACATATGGACTCCCCATTATGATCACGCTCATG GTTGCAAAATGGACGGGGGATTTGTTCAACAAGGGCATCTATGACATTCACATCCAGTTGAGAGGAGTCCCACTTTTGGAGTGGGAGACTGAGGTGGAGCTGGACAA GCTGACTGCAAGCGACATCATGGAGCCCAACCTCACCTACGTGTACCCGCACACCCGCGTCCAATCTCTCGTCAGCATCCTCCGGACCACCATTTACCACGCCTTCCCTGTGGTCACCGAAAATCGGCCCAACGAGCAGGACTTCATGAAGGGCAACATCCTTGTCAGCAACAACATCCGCTTCAAG AAATCCAGCGTGGTGTCGCGCGCGAGTGAGCAGAGGCGCCGCTGCCAGTCCATGAAGTCGTACCCCTCCAGCGAACTGAGGAACGTTTGTGACGAGCGGCGTGCCGCCGTGGAGCCggcggaggagggggaggaccTCCTGCAGCAGATGTTGGAGCGGAG GCACATGCCGTACCCCAACCTGTGCCCAGACCAGTCCCCCAGTGAGGAGTGGACGATGGAGGAGCGTTTTCGACCGCTCACCTTCCACGGTCTCATCCTGCGCTCTCAGCTGGTCAACCTGCTCATGAGAGGCGTGTGCTATTCGGAGAACCAGCCG AGTGTCACGCAGCCCCGATTGACGTACGCGGAGATGACCGAAGATTACCCGCGTTTCCCGGATATCCACGACTTGGACCTGACCCAGCTCAGCCCCCGCATGATCGTG GACGTGACCCCTTACATGAACCCGTGTCCCTACGCGGTGTCGCCCAACACCCGCATCTCGCAGGTGTTCAACCTGTTCCGAACAATGGGCCTGCGGCATTTACCTGTGGTCAACGCCGTCGGAGAG ATTGTTGGGATTATCACAAGACATAATTTAACGCATGAATTCCTCGCGGCCAAATTGCGACAGCACTACATCACTATTTAA